In one Armatimonadota bacterium genomic region, the following are encoded:
- the rsfS gene encoding ribosome silencing factor, with amino-acid sequence MTAASRARAATAAEAAEAKGAADLVVLDLRGQTLVTDYFVIGTATSRVHLRALREGIEEAMAAARVPLLGREGDEASQWVLLDYGDVIVHLFTDQTRNYYKLERMWSRATVVDVRGEGSRPA; translated from the coding sequence ATGACGGCGGCGAGCCGCGCCCGGGCCGCTACCGCGGCGGAGGCGGCGGAGGCGAAGGGGGCAGCGGACCTGGTGGTGCTCGACCTGCGCGGACAGACGCTCGTGACCGACTACTTCGTCATCGGCACGGCCACGAGCCGCGTGCACCTGCGGGCCCTGCGCGAGGGCATCGAGGAGGCCATGGCCGCCGCCCGCGTCCCCCTGCTGGGACGGGAAGGGGACGAGGCCTCCCAGTGGGTCCTCCTCGACTACGGCGACGTGATCGTCCACCTCTTCACCGACCAGACCCGCAACTACTACAAACTCGAGCGCATGTGGTCGCGGGCGACGGTGGTCGACGTGCGCGGCGAGGGCTCGCGACCGGCCTGA
- the nadD gene encoding nicotinate-nucleotide adenylyltransferase has product MMGQRRVGIMGGTFDPIHNGHLVTAEEARVQFGLAEVIFVPNRHPPHKEPREVTAPEHRYLMTFLATVTNPAFTVSRVEIDREGPSYTIDTIEEFRRRLPGDRLYYITGADAILQVLRGEWEDAERLLGLCDFIAATRPGVTLEGELPRARLARERSLDNIHVMEIPALAISSTDIRRRVAEGRPIKYLVPEPVENYIVKHGLYRREPATTRPGRLSGG; this is encoded by the coding sequence GTGATGGGGCAGCGACGTGTCGGCATCATGGGCGGGACGTTCGACCCGATCCACAACGGGCACCTCGTCACCGCCGAGGAAGCGCGGGTCCAGTTCGGGCTCGCCGAGGTCATCTTCGTCCCCAACCGTCACCCGCCGCACAAGGAGCCGCGCGAGGTCACCGCGCCCGAGCACCGCTACCTGATGACCTTCCTGGCCACGGTGACCAACCCAGCCTTCACCGTCTCCCGGGTGGAGATCGACCGCGAGGGGCCCTCCTACACCATCGACACCATCGAGGAGTTCCGCCGGCGCCTCCCCGGTGACCGCCTCTACTACATCACGGGAGCCGACGCCATCCTGCAGGTCCTCCGCGGGGAGTGGGAGGACGCGGAGCGGCTGCTGGGGCTGTGCGACTTCATCGCCGCCACCCGTCCCGGGGTGACGCTGGAGGGGGAACTGCCGCGAGCGCGCCTGGCGCGGGAGCGCAGCCTCGACAACATCCACGTCATGGAGATCCCCGCCCTGGCGATCTCCTCCACCGACATCCGCCGGCGGGTGGCCGAGGGGCGGCCGATCAAGTACCTGGTCCCGGAGCCGGTGGAGAACTACATCGTCAAGCACGGGCTCTACCGGCGGGAGCCGGCGACCACGCGGCCGGGACGGCTCTCCGGCGGATGA
- the obgE gene encoding GTPase ObgE codes for MFIDRARIFVKAGDGGNGAVAFRREKFVPKGGPSGGDGGRGGDVVVVADPGVHTLLDVQYRPHVRAQRGGHGEGGERHGRDGADAVVRVPLGTVVRDAATGQVLADLTTPGQRVVVARGGRGGRGNARFATPTERAPRHAERGAPGEERWIDLELRLIADVGLVGVPNAGKSTLLARVSAARPKVADYPFTTTTPHLGVVRVPDGRSFVMADIPGLIEGAHLGSGLGIDFLRHIARTRVLVHLLDLAAPRDPLADFRMVNEELRLYDPALLRRPMLVALNKIDIPEARARAAPLADVLRAEGYAVYAIAGATGEGVDALLQAAADALDRAQAASPSGAGVGAERAAEAPAPPADAAQRTPSPAGRTAEEA; via the coding sequence ATGTTCATCGACCGGGCGCGGATCTTCGTCAAGGCCGGGGACGGCGGCAACGGCGCGGTGGCGTTCCGCCGGGAGAAGTTCGTCCCCAAAGGCGGGCCGAGCGGCGGTGACGGGGGCCGCGGGGGGGACGTGGTGGTGGTGGCCGACCCCGGCGTCCACACCCTCCTCGACGTCCAGTACCGGCCGCACGTCCGGGCGCAGCGCGGCGGGCACGGGGAGGGAGGGGAGCGCCACGGCCGCGACGGCGCCGACGCGGTGGTGCGCGTCCCGCTGGGGACGGTGGTGCGCGACGCGGCGACGGGGCAGGTGCTGGCCGACCTGACCACGCCCGGGCAGCGCGTCGTCGTGGCCCGCGGGGGACGGGGCGGGCGGGGCAATGCCCGCTTCGCCACCCCCACCGAGCGGGCACCGCGCCACGCCGAGCGCGGGGCCCCCGGTGAGGAGCGCTGGATCGACCTAGAGCTGCGCCTCATCGCCGACGTCGGCCTGGTCGGGGTGCCCAACGCCGGCAAGTCCACCCTGCTGGCCCGGGTCTCCGCCGCCCGCCCCAAGGTGGCGGACTATCCCTTCACCACCACGACGCCGCACCTGGGGGTGGTGCGGGTGCCCGACGGGCGCTCCTTTGTGATGGCGGACATCCCGGGGCTCATCGAGGGCGCGCACCTGGGCAGCGGGCTCGGGATCGACTTCCTGCGCCACATCGCCCGCACCCGGGTGCTCGTCCACCTCCTCGACCTGGCCGCCCCGCGCGACCCGCTGGCGGACTTCCGGATGGTGAACGAGGAGCTGCGCCTCTACGACCCGGCCCTGCTGCGCCGGCCGATGCTGGTGGCGCTGAACAAGATCGACATCCCTGAGGCCCGCGCCCGCGCAGCCCCCCTGGCGGACGTGCTGCGGGCCGAGGGGTACGCGGTGTACGCGATCGCCGGGGCCACCGGCGAAGGGGTGGACGCCCTGCTGCAGGCCGCCGCCGACGCCCTCGACCGGGCGCAGGCGGCCAGCCCCTCGGGGGCGGGGGTGGGGGCGGAGCGGGCCGCAGAAGCCCCCGCACCGCCCGCGGACGCCGCGCAGAGGACCCCTTCGCCCGCGGGGCGAACAGCGGAGGAGGCGTGA
- the rpmA gene encoding 50S ribosomal protein L27 yields MAHKKAGGSSRNGRDSQSKRLGVKAFAGQRVSAGAVLVRQRGTRVWPGRNVGMGRDFTLFALIDGVVAFERRGRDGKQVSIDPLH; encoded by the coding sequence ATGGCACACAAGAAAGCCGGCGGGTCGTCGCGGAACGGGCGGGACAGCCAGAGCAAGCGCCTGGGCGTCAAGGCCTTCGCCGGGCAGCGCGTGAGCGCCGGCGCGGTCCTCGTGCGCCAGCGGGGCACGCGCGTCTGGCCGGGCCGCAACGTCGGCATGGGCCGGGACTTCACCCTTTTCGCCCTCATCGACGGGGTGGTGGCCTTCGAGCGGCGCGGGCGGGACGGCAAGCAGGTCTCCATCGACCCGCTGCACTAG
- the rplU gene encoding 50S ribosomal protein L21: MYAVIETGGRQVRVEPGQTVRLARLAAAPGTEVTLDRVLLVSDDGEVRVGTPVVEGARVVARVLRQGRARKIRVFKFKAKAHYRRRQGHRQPFTEVRIERIETP, from the coding sequence GTGTACGCAGTCATCGAGACCGGTGGGCGGCAGGTGCGGGTCGAGCCGGGCCAGACCGTGCGCCTGGCGCGCCTGGCGGCGGCGCCGGGCACGGAGGTGACCCTGGACCGCGTCCTGCTGGTCTCGGACGACGGCGAGGTGCGCGTCGGGACCCCCGTGGTGGAGGGCGCCCGGGTGGTGGCACGGGTGCTGCGGCAGGGGCGTGCGCGCAAGATCCGGGTCTTCAAGTTCAAGGCGAAGGCGCACTACCGCCGCCGCCAAGGACACCGGCAGCCCTTCACGGAGGTTCGCATCGAGCGCATCGAGACCCCGTGA
- a CDS encoding DMT family transporter, translating to MGDRHRDLLAGIVCVNLATLTWAGNHILGRWLRGSAGPFTISAIRFAVAGAVFALLLAQRPAADRRLGPDARRLLLMALVGVVLFSPTLYAGLRLTTAVNAALINGLGPVITVVLAAAVLGERLTVARVGGAVVGLAGVAAIVLGGRGATGGGSLAGDLIVLAAVLCWSVYSLLGRATLRSRSPLAATALPVLLALPVLAAGAWWEAGRIPLRLTPPAAMALLGIGLLPSLVGFLAWNAGVQRLGSGGAMVFLNTLPLYGGARPARTPRPAPPPRGALDRGREPLVGPLAVVSTRPDSGRCAAVPPFDGAGNGWI from the coding sequence GTGGGAGACCGCCACCGGGACCTGCTGGCGGGGATCGTCTGCGTCAACCTCGCCACGCTCACCTGGGCCGGCAACCACATCCTGGGGCGGTGGCTGCGCGGCAGTGCCGGGCCGTTCACCATCTCCGCCATCCGCTTCGCCGTCGCCGGGGCAGTCTTCGCCCTGCTCCTGGCGCAGCGCCCCGCCGCCGACCGGCGCCTTGGCCCGGACGCCCGCCGCCTGTTGCTCATGGCCCTCGTGGGCGTCGTGCTCTTCTCCCCGACGCTCTACGCGGGGCTGCGCCTCACCACCGCCGTGAACGCCGCGCTCATCAACGGGTTGGGCCCCGTCATCACCGTGGTGCTGGCTGCCGCCGTCCTGGGCGAGCGCCTCACCGTGGCGCGGGTAGGCGGGGCGGTGGTGGGGCTGGCGGGCGTGGCGGCGATCGTCCTGGGTGGCCGGGGGGCCACTGGAGGAGGGAGCCTCGCGGGGGACCTCATCGTGCTGGCGGCCGTCCTGTGCTGGTCGGTCTACTCCCTCCTCGGCCGCGCCACGCTGCGCTCCCGCTCTCCGCTGGCGGCCACCGCCCTCCCCGTCCTGCTGGCCCTGCCGGTCCTGGCGGCGGGTGCCTGGTGGGAGGCCGGGCGCATCCCGCTGCGGCTCACCCCGCCGGCCGCCATGGCGCTCCTCGGGATCGGGCTCCTCCCTTCGCTCGTCGGCTTCCTGGCCTGGAACGCCGGCGTGCAGCGACTGGGGTCGGGCGGGGCCATGGTCTTCCTCAACACGCTGCCGCTGTACGGGGGCGCTCGTCCTGCGCGAACCCCTCGGCCTGCACCACCTCCTCGGGGGGCTCTTGATCGTGGTCGGGAGCCTCTGGTCGGTCCGCTCGCCGTCGTGAGTACCCGCCCGGACTCCGGACGATGTGCGGCGGTTCCGCCGTTTGACGGCGCGGGGAATGGCTGGATATAG
- a CDS encoding Rne/Rng family ribonuclease, translating to MAKEILASVEPSETRVAVLEDGTLVNLFIERGEPLAGNIYKGRVANVLPGMEAAFVDIGLERNAFLHVTDLRSTPLAGEELEEGFGRGAIAERLRVGQELLVQVTKEPMGSKGARVTTYVALPARYLVLMPTVNYVGVSRKISQEGERKRLRQLAEQVKPEGMGLIVRTAAEGAGEQELRDDVAFLLAVWRRVTERAQASKAPALVYQDLRLIRRVVRDLFTEEVSRFLIDSPEEYQRVQDLLASIAPGLRGRVALYRGEEPLFEAMGVEKEIDRALRRKVWLRSGGYIVIDRTEALTVIDVNTGKYVGKTDLATTILNTNLEAVGEIVRQIVLRDIGGIILVDFIDMEDPQHRERVFRALTEAVQVDRAKTHIIDLTALGLVEITRKRVYQDLEEIMRMPCPYCEGRGRVFSPETMSRRVRREVCRLARTGRAGAYLVEVHPQVEALLFKEGDAWLRQLERSSGKRLVVRGREGIHLERVTVVEAADVEELELGREPAAAGGRSRAIVWLDREAGEAVDIGEDDETYEVALTLAAQPNRRRDGLVGRLARLLGRRRAP from the coding sequence ATGGCCAAGGAGATCCTCGCCAGCGTCGAGCCGTCCGAGACCCGGGTCGCCGTCCTGGAGGACGGGACCCTGGTCAACCTCTTCATCGAGCGGGGGGAGCCGCTCGCCGGCAACATCTACAAGGGGCGGGTGGCCAACGTGCTCCCCGGCATGGAGGCCGCCTTCGTCGACATCGGCCTGGAGCGCAACGCCTTCCTCCACGTCACCGACCTGCGCAGCACGCCGCTCGCCGGGGAGGAGCTGGAGGAAGGGTTCGGGCGCGGGGCCATCGCCGAGCGCCTGCGCGTAGGCCAGGAGCTCCTGGTGCAGGTCACCAAGGAGCCGATGGGGTCCAAGGGAGCACGGGTGACCACCTACGTGGCGTTGCCGGCGCGCTACCTGGTGTTGATGCCCACGGTGAACTACGTGGGGGTCAGCCGCAAGATCAGCCAGGAGGGCGAGCGCAAGCGGCTGCGCCAGCTGGCCGAGCAGGTGAAGCCCGAGGGGATGGGCCTGATCGTCCGCACCGCCGCCGAGGGGGCCGGCGAGCAGGAGCTGCGCGACGATGTCGCCTTCCTCCTCGCCGTCTGGCGGCGCGTGACCGAGCGGGCGCAGGCGAGCAAGGCCCCGGCGCTAGTCTACCAGGACCTGCGCCTGATCCGTCGCGTCGTCCGCGACCTCTTCACCGAGGAGGTCAGCCGCTTCCTCATCGACTCCCCCGAGGAGTACCAGCGCGTCCAGGACCTCCTCGCCTCCATCGCCCCGGGGCTGCGCGGGCGGGTGGCGCTGTACCGGGGCGAGGAGCCGCTCTTCGAGGCCATGGGCGTGGAGAAGGAGATCGACCGGGCGCTGCGGCGGAAGGTCTGGCTGCGCAGCGGGGGCTACATCGTCATCGACCGCACCGAGGCGCTCACCGTCATCGACGTGAACACGGGCAAGTACGTGGGCAAGACCGACCTGGCCACGACCATCCTCAACACCAACCTGGAGGCGGTGGGGGAGATCGTGCGCCAGATCGTCCTGCGGGACATCGGCGGGATCATCCTGGTGGACTTCATCGACATGGAGGACCCCCAGCACCGCGAGCGCGTCTTCCGCGCCCTCACCGAGGCGGTGCAGGTGGACCGGGCCAAGACCCACATCATCGACCTCACCGCCCTCGGGCTCGTCGAGATCACGCGCAAGCGCGTCTACCAGGACCTGGAGGAGATCATGCGCATGCCCTGCCCCTACTGCGAGGGGCGGGGGCGCGTGTTCAGCCCCGAGACGATGAGCCGCCGCGTGCGCCGGGAGGTGTGCCGGCTGGCCCGCACCGGCCGGGCCGGCGCCTACCTGGTCGAGGTCCACCCGCAGGTGGAGGCGCTCCTCTTCAAAGAGGGGGACGCCTGGCTGCGCCAGCTGGAGCGCAGCAGCGGCAAGCGGCTGGTGGTGCGCGGGCGGGAGGGGATCCACCTGGAGCGGGTGACGGTGGTCGAGGCCGCCGACGTGGAGGAGCTGGAGCTCGGCCGCGAACCGGCGGCGGCCGGGGGGCGGTCGCGGGCCATCGTCTGGCTCGACCGGGAGGCCGGGGAGGCGGTCGACATCGGGGAGGACGACGAGACCTACGAGGTGGCCCTCACCCTGGCTGCGCAGCCGAACCGCCGCCGCGACGGGCTCGTGGGCCGCCTGGCCCGCCTGCTGGGCCGGCGCCGGGCTCCGTAG
- the rodA gene encoding rod shape-determining protein RodA has protein sequence MTPGGPRAGAEGRGAPRAVSTLALAPPVRDGPRWRDLDLVLVATTAALIAFGFVVLASATAGAGDPRTYLRARALHLGLGVVALALTARVGYHRLCALWRWLYLLTLALLVAVMVVGDVRLGAQRWINLGPLGAFQPSELAKVTLILTLARHLDGRRPPETLWGVAPYLLHVGILVLLIVQQPDMGTGMVLVAIAAGMLFLAGVRLRVLAGLAGLGLMGFPFLWSFLHDYQRRRLLVFLNPDIDPLGAGYALNQAKIAVGSGQLWGKGLFAGTQNLLRFIPEQHTDFIFTVVGEELGFVGAAVLLALFLVWLWRALAIAAAAPDRLGRLVAGGVAVMVLFHVVVNVGMTVGLMPITGIPLPFLSYGGSALLSLCTATGLLLNIGMGRRRLLR, from the coding sequence ATGACGCCGGGCGGGCCGCGCGCGGGGGCCGAGGGGCGCGGGGCGCCCCGGGCCGTGAGCACCCTGGCGCTCGCCCCGCCGGTGCGCGACGGTCCCCGGTGGCGGGACCTCGACCTGGTCCTGGTGGCCACGACCGCCGCGCTCATCGCCTTCGGTTTCGTCGTCCTGGCCAGCGCCACGGCGGGGGCCGGAGACCCCCGCACCTACCTGCGGGCCCGGGCCCTCCACCTGGGCCTGGGCGTCGTGGCCCTGGCGCTGACCGCCCGGGTCGGCTACCACCGCCTGTGCGCGCTGTGGCGGTGGCTCTACCTCCTCACCCTGGCCCTGCTGGTGGCGGTGATGGTGGTGGGCGACGTGCGCCTGGGCGCCCAGCGCTGGATCAACCTGGGCCCGCTCGGCGCCTTCCAGCCCTCGGAGCTGGCCAAGGTGACGCTCATCCTCACGCTCGCCCGCCACCTGGACGGCCGCAGACCGCCGGAGACCCTCTGGGGCGTCGCCCCCTACCTGCTCCACGTGGGCATCCTCGTGCTGTTGATCGTCCAGCAGCCCGACATGGGCACCGGGATGGTGCTGGTGGCCATCGCCGCCGGCATGCTCTTCCTGGCGGGCGTACGGCTGCGCGTGCTGGCCGGGCTGGCCGGGTTGGGGCTCATGGGGTTCCCCTTCCTGTGGAGCTTCCTCCACGACTACCAGCGCCGGCGCCTGCTGGTCTTCCTCAACCCGGACATCGACCCGCTGGGCGCCGGCTACGCCCTCAACCAGGCCAAGATCGCCGTGGGCTCGGGGCAGCTGTGGGGCAAGGGGCTCTTCGCCGGGACCCAGAACCTGCTGCGCTTCATCCCGGAGCAGCACACGGACTTCATCTTCACGGTCGTGGGAGAGGAGCTGGGCTTCGTCGGCGCGGCCGTGCTGCTGGCGCTCTTCCTGGTGTGGCTGTGGCGCGCCCTGGCCATCGCCGCCGCCGCCCCGGACCGCCTGGGGCGCCTCGTGGCCGGCGGCGTGGCGGTGATGGTGCTCTTCCACGTCGTCGTGAACGTGGGGATGACGGTGGGGTTGATGCCCATCACCGGGATCCCCCTGCCCTTCCTGAGCTACGGGGGGAGCGCCCTGCTCAGCCTGTGCACCGCCACCGGGCTGCTGCTCAACATCGGCATGGGCCGCCGCCGCCTCCTGCGGTAA
- the mrdA gene encoding penicillin-binding protein 2, with protein sequence MAVRRPPEVDEDAGLRLVALGVVTVLLFVVLLGRLWQLQIIHGQEYLQQSEENRLRDLRIPAPRGVLYDRRGRALVSNRAAFTISVLSMELRDPDRVLPRLAQILGMSEAEIRERLRQGRSRPFEPVRLRRDAPPAVVAMVEENRLDLPGVIVEVEPVRHYLGGGLAAHAIGYLGEISQAELAQPAWRGYRMGDLIGKAGVERVYDRILRGRDGRLRVEVDSRGRALRVLRREPWIPGRSMVLTIDRDVQEAAEAGLAQEGKPGAVVALDVATGEVLALASFPAFDPNLFAAGISARDWQRISRDPAHPLLNRAVDTAYEPGSVFKVVTAAAALARGTATRATRIRCPGAFRLGGWVWRDLRAHGTVDFTTGVALSCNVFFYTLGHRTGGEAMSQMARALGLGERTEIDLPSETAGLIPDDAWKRRHVGEPWFPGDSVNMSIGQGWVNVTAVQVARMMAAIANGGTLVRPHLAREVLGSDGTAVQRFRPAPAGRVEMAPEALATLRDSLRAVVERGTGRRVRLPSVSAAGKTGSAENPRGKPHAWFAVYAPADRPTVAVAVVIEHGFRGGLAAAPIARRVLAAALRIPLPDEEAAPAPRLPAGARGGRP encoded by the coding sequence ATGGCCGTTAGGCGGCCGCCGGAGGTGGACGAGGATGCGGGGCTGCGCCTGGTGGCCTTGGGCGTGGTGACGGTCCTCCTCTTCGTCGTGCTCCTGGGGCGGCTGTGGCAGCTGCAGATCATCCACGGCCAGGAGTACCTCCAGCAGTCCGAGGAGAACCGCCTGCGCGACCTGCGCATCCCCGCGCCCCGCGGCGTGCTCTACGACCGGCGCGGCCGCGCGCTGGTGAGCAACCGCGCCGCCTTCACCATCTCGGTCCTCTCCATGGAGCTGCGCGATCCCGACCGCGTCCTGCCGCGTCTGGCGCAGATCCTGGGGATGTCGGAGGCGGAGATCCGCGAGCGCCTCCGCCAGGGGCGCAGCCGGCCCTTCGAGCCCGTGCGCCTGCGCCGCGACGCGCCGCCGGCCGTCGTGGCCATGGTGGAGGAGAACCGCCTCGACCTGCCGGGGGTGATCGTCGAGGTCGAGCCGGTGCGCCACTACCTCGGCGGCGGGCTGGCCGCGCACGCCATCGGCTACCTGGGCGAGATCAGCCAGGCCGAGCTGGCGCAGCCGGCCTGGCGCGGCTACCGCATGGGCGACCTGATCGGCAAGGCGGGCGTGGAGCGCGTCTACGACCGCATCCTGCGCGGGCGGGACGGGCGCCTGCGAGTCGAGGTGGACTCGCGCGGCCGGGCGCTCAGGGTGCTGCGCCGCGAGCCCTGGATCCCCGGGCGGTCGATGGTGCTGACCATCGACCGGGACGTCCAGGAGGCCGCCGAGGCGGGCCTGGCCCAGGAGGGCAAGCCCGGCGCGGTGGTGGCGCTGGACGTGGCCACCGGCGAGGTGCTGGCGCTGGCCAGCTTTCCCGCCTTCGACCCCAACCTCTTCGCCGCCGGGATCTCGGCGCGGGACTGGCAGCGGATCAGCCGCGACCCCGCGCACCCGCTGCTGAACCGGGCCGTGGACACCGCCTACGAGCCCGGCTCGGTCTTCAAGGTGGTGACGGCGGCGGCGGCGCTGGCCCGCGGCACCGCCACGCGGGCGACGCGCATCCGCTGCCCGGGCGCCTTCCGCCTGGGCGGGTGGGTCTGGCGCGACCTGCGCGCCCACGGCACCGTGGACTTCACCACCGGGGTGGCCCTCTCGTGCAACGTCTTCTTCTACACGCTGGGCCACCGCACCGGCGGAGAGGCGATGAGCCAGATGGCCCGGGCGCTGGGCCTGGGGGAACGGACGGAGATCGACCTCCCCTCCGAGACGGCGGGGCTCATCCCCGACGACGCCTGGAAGCGCCGCCACGTGGGCGAGCCCTGGTTCCCCGGCGACAGCGTGAACATGAGCATCGGCCAGGGGTGGGTGAACGTCACGGCGGTCCAGGTGGCGCGCATGATGGCGGCCATCGCCAACGGCGGCACGCTGGTGCGGCCCCACCTGGCGCGCGAGGTCCTGGGGAGCGACGGCACGGCCGTCCAGCGCTTCCGCCCGGCACCGGCGGGCCGCGTGGAGATGGCCCCGGAGGCCCTGGCCACCCTGCGCGACAGCCTCCGGGCCGTGGTGGAGCGGGGGACGGGGCGGCGGGTGCGTCTGCCGAGCGTGAGCGCCGCCGGCAAGACCGGGAGCGCCGAGAACCCGCGCGGCAAGCCCCACGCCTGGTTTGCCGTCTACGCGCCGGCCGACCGGCCCACAGTCGCCGTGGCCGTGGTGATCGAGCACGGCTTCCGGGGCGGCCTGGCCGCGGCCCCCATCGCCCGGCGCGTCCTGGCGGCGGCGCTGCGCATCCCGCTCCCCGACGAGGAAGCCGCGCCCGCTCCCCGCCTCCCCGCAGGCGCGCGAGGGGGCCGGCCATGA